GTTTTAGAATCATAACCGGTGTAGGTGTAATTTTTATTTTCTTGATAAGACTTATAATCAGTAAATGACATAAATTCATCATCTAAATACTGATAGTGATTGATGTTTAAATTGAGCCAGTTGTTGAATCTATTGCTGTATTTTATCGCATAGGCAAGATTATTCCTGCTTTCTTGAAAACTACTTTGAGCTAAACTCAATTCGACATCGCTACCATTCGGAGTCACCGTAGCCAGTCCAATTTCATTCGAGTAGTAGTTTTCGCCAATGACCGAAGTGAACGTTGGCGTCATGTAACCCATACCGTAGCCGAGATCTAAAAAGGCCACCGCATCTTCTATCGTGCCATTACTTCTTTTATATTTACCAAGAGAGAAATGGTAGTCGACTTCCCCACTAGGCAATAAAGCCGCTTGCGCTGGTATAGTAACCAGCTTGCTACTCTTTTTACCAGATTGTCCTTCTTCTACCACCTTTATCTCACCCGAACCGGGTGGAGTAATATCATCAAAACGATAGGGGCCCGCTTCGACGTAGCGCGTAGTTAATAGAATGTCGTTGTAATAAAACTTGATGGTTGAGTTTTCACTCACCACACCAGTAATAGGAATTAAAAATCGCTTACGTGATTCAGACCACATATCGGAATCGGTATTCATGCTCACACCACGAATAGGGAATCCCGAGGTTAACGTCCCCCCTTGGGTGTAGAGATCACCCGCTCTTAACTCAGACTGCAAGTCATAAAGCGGCACTGCGACATAAGCTTGGCTAATATTAAATCGATCACTCTCTGAGTCAGCATAATAGGCGTCAGCATAGAAACTGAAATCATTAACGTTAGCTTGAGCTTGTACATTTGCTGAAAGCGTATTACTGCGATCTTTATTGTAATCATTGTAATTTAATTCGTAGTTGAGCAACATTCCATCAATTAAATTGGCATGCACTCGCTCTTCTAAGCTTCTCTCTTTGTCCTTGAGGTATTTATCTGGAATAATATAATTTACACTCAGGTTTTGCGTGTTCATTTCCCATCGGGCATTGAGTAGCCGTTCAATTTCTCCACAATCAAATTCGTGGCGTTTTACCTTTGCTTTATCGTTCAGAGCAAGTTTATCACTAAAGAAAATATCAGAATTCTTACACAGCGTGGTAACACCTTGCTGCTCCTTTATCTCCACCATTACATTGTCGATGTAGGTGTTATTAACGTAAAAGTTAACACTATACTTACCCGGTAAAATAGCATTGGACTGAAAGTATTCGCTGATTTTTTCTTGGCTGTCCTTATTGTCGCCATCTTTAGTAAAAATAAAGCGACTATCAAAATCTTCTTCTGCACCTATAGCAGAATAACTACACAAACTACAGAGCGCAATCAGAATGAAAGCGAATTTAAAATCATCTTGATATTTCATCTCAATATACACCCTGAATACTTTTCATATCATGCAATGAATGCCATCAAACTTTGTCGTTATTTAAAACTTTGTCGTTATTTAAAATAAGTAAACTCTGGTATTACCATATCAACTCGACGGTTTTGCGCCCGTCCTTCAGCCGTGCTATTGGTTGCAATGGGGTGAGCCTCTCCTTCGCTGAGAATGGTCATTCGCTCTTTCTTTATCCCATGATTCAATAAGGCAGATTCAACACTGAGCGCTCTTTGCATGGACAACTGAAAATTATCCGTTTGTTTACCAACACTATCGGAAAAGCCAATAATAATAAGCGATGCCTCTTGATGCTGTGTAAGAATTGAGGCGATCTGTTCGATTACATTCAAACTATCTTGAGATAAAGTGGCACGTGCTGTTGGAAAAAAGACTCGTTGCAGAGCTTCAGAAAATAGGTGTTTACTCGGCGTGTTGAGTCTTTTTTCATTTTCGAACATCTCCTGTGCAAGGTTAACTTTTTCAGTATTAACATCTTGTTCAGTATTAACATCTTGCAGCGCTTTTTTGACCTGTTCGCCTTTTTCACCAGCGGAAGAAAATCGATAAGTGAGTTCTAACGCTAGGCTATTCACTATCCCATCTTGAACATCTCGATATCCGATATTAGGAAAGGTTAGATAACCCAAACCGAGTTTAATTTGATTGTCTAAATGATAATTAAAACCAAACCCACCCACAAAGGTATAATTTTCACTTGCTGCGTATTCGTAAATTGCGCCACCAAATTTGACATAGAATTCGATATTCTCTCCAACGGGTGCAGTCAACTTAGGCGTAATACTGTATATGGAAAGATTTGACTTTGCTAAATGTGTGCCGTCTTGAATTTCCACTTCACCCAAATAATCACTGCTGACCTCAATGGACCAATCATGATTTAGCTGATACCCAAGGCTGCTTCCCAAAAGATAACTTCGATCATTGCAAGCACTATCACATAAAAAATCGCTCCAAGCACCACCGGCCCGCCCTGAAATATACACTTCAGCAAATATACTAGGCGTCAATAGGCAGCTCACTAATAAAAGGACTTTTTTCATTTTTTATACTTCCTTTTTCTATTTCACTTGCCGATTAAATCAATGCACGTTATTTGCTGAACACTTTATTTACTGAGCACTGTGCCATAGGTTAACGGTTGAGCAGGCATCCATACCCAAATGGGCCTTAACGAGCCGCTGCTTGCGTCGATTACAAGTTGCCTACTTGCTTAGGCAAGTAGGCAAACTTGTTATTTGAGGCATGATTTAAAGCCCTGTCCCTGTGCCAACCAACGTTGCGAGTTAATTGTACGCAGTGGTAAATACCGCTGACGCACCAATCAGACCTTCAACTGGCGCAGTGGCATCGGTGTGATAAAGCGAACCGGTGAATTCAAGCAGCGTATCTTCCGGTGCGGCAACCGAGCCGACAATCGGCGTATCTAAGACTGGGGAACCGTTTGCGGCCAGCAGTTCAACCCCTATGTTAGATGGACCTGTGGTGTAAGAATTTTGCAGTACATTCGGCCCAACTTGCGATCCGGTCGCCACGATCTGATAGCCCGTCACCGCTCCGTTATTAAAACAGGCCGTCGGGTCGGCCGGGCCAATTTTAAACGTGACGCTATCGCCCACCGCGCCAATGGTTGTGCCGACATCACTGGATGTTATGGAAGGCAGAACAATCGTGCTGGAAGAAACCAAAATATCGTTTTCGTCATACACGCCAATATCGCAAGAGGCGGATGTAATAGAACTTTGGAACTTAACTTCAACACTGCCATCCACTGCAGCCTGAGCATAAATCGATGTAATCGCGCTCGCCGAAAATAAAATCAGAATTGATATTTTGTTTATATTCATACTACTAGTTCTCTAATTGTTAAATTAATATATAAAATTAATGACCTATCGATTAAACACCTAACTCTACTCACTAAACTTTTGATTTAAAACCTCCTAATTTCAATTATACAGAATAATAGTTCTGATATGGATTAAGATATAAATGTAGAATCCTATGTTTTTAATGTTACCTCAACAAATAAACCAATCAACAAATCAGAGTGTTTCATAATATTCACTTGCTTTGATTTATATATATCTTTCTTAACATTGAAAAGATATGAACTTAATTCCGCGAGTTAAAAAAACTATTGCTGGCGTCCTTAGTGCGATCGTTTATTAAAAAGATAAAGGATACGGAAAACGTTAAATAAACAAAGGAGAAATAGATGAAAAGAATATTAACATAATGCGCACCATTGCTTATCACTTTGAATGCTTTTGATATTGATTTATCAAATGTGCAATATATTGCATTAATCAATAAAAGTAATGATGTGATTAAAGGCAGTTTTTGGGAGAAGCAGAACAGTGACGATGGCATGCCACTGGTAATCTTTCGCTTTAAGAAGGGCTTAAAGGAAAGCTAGGTACTAGGAAAATAAAGAGACGAGGGACGAGATTACTAGAAACGATGAAGAGCGAAGCGGCCCGCTTTTGCTCTTCCTAGGGCCATAGGACCACAGGTCCCTGCTCTTCCTAGTACCTAGAAAACTAGCGAGCTGCTTTTCCTAGCAACCTAATAGCAGCAAAGAACGTAGCAGCAAAGAACGTAGCAGCAAAGAACGCGTTGTTCCGAGTTTCCCGGCAAGAACTTTGCCAGCTATATATTCAAGAATGCACAAAATTCTGCCCAGAGGAACTCAAGGAAAAACATCAAGTAAGCGATTATGTATGTTGTTCTCACGGCTTAAGGTGAAATCTATGATAAAAGCCAAGTCCATTTAAGGAGCATGGAAAACACCGCATCGCTATGAGAAACATTGTGTTCCAAGTATTTATGGATTACAGCATCTACCAATTTTTTCAACAGGCCGATATTATTAAATGGACGGCAAAATGATTCCAAGGTGAACTAAGAATTTATTATTGTCTGAGTGGAAGAATTTTAAGACCGTTAAATAACTGTAATATTTTAAACCTGCCGATCACATTCAAGGTGGTATCGTTCTTTTACTTAAAAATAAACTCCGCTTCACACTATTTTAATTATTAACGTAGGTGTGAAATGTAGAGTTTACTAATCAGTAAAATAGATTCGGTAAAAATAGTAATTAGGAATTATTAATATGCAACTAAAAAGAAGTGCTCTAGCTGTTCTATTGGCGTGTGGTTTTAATGCAATTGTTCTCGCAGAGAAAATCGGTGATGCTCCAAAAGACTTTACCTATACAAACGAAGAAACCAACCAAGAAGCGTTTGTTTTAAGTACAGATGAGTGGGCAGCAATCCAAATTTTTGCTGAGGCCGCAAGGGCTTTACCTATTACCGAAAATGATATGCGTAACCAATTTAAATTAGGTTATTTAGATTTTGATAGTCAATATCAAGAGCTCTTGAGAAGCTATAATAGTGTGCATGATATTTCAGGACAATGGCTTAATGCCGGAGGGTATAGAGATCAAATGGTCGGCTTAGCCACAGACATTGTCATTTACTCAGACGATGTTCTGACAGGAAGCGAGAATATTTCCTATTTTGTTGACAAGCTGTTTTCAGCTCTCGATCAGAATAATCTATCGGCTGGTGATTCGTATTTAACAGTTATTCGCAAACTGCTCGATAACATGCTAACCGATACTCAAGAATATTATGATAAGGCTGATGAACTCAGTACAAAACTTACCGAATTTGTGAATACGTTAAGTGAAGAGGATAAAAAACTAAAAGAGGTTCAGTCGACAAACGCTGACATCCTAGAAAATGACGGCTCAGCAACAAAAGCCGAGATAGACAAACTACAAGACAGAATTGAAGAAGCAAATAGAGAATATAGCAAGTGGGTAAAAGTGGCATCAACGTCTCCCGTTTATTCTACAGTTGCTTTTCCTTTTGGGTTAATTGCATCGATCGGTGCTGCATCTGGGGCGACAGTAGAAGCTGTTGCATTGAAAAACGAAATCAAATTCATTAAAGAAGATATTGATAATTTGGCTAAACGGCTCAAGACAGAGGAGCTAACTTACGCTTCGTGGCAGCTTGCCAATAGCAGTATTACAAATACACGAGATCAATTATCTGCAGCACTTAATGCTCTACAAAAACTCAAAGGCGCTTGGGTAATTGTTGTGGCTCAACTGGAAGCGGCACTCGAAGGTATAAAAGATGCAAACAGTGAAGATGTTATCAACAATCCTGACTTGCTGATTGCCATCGCGCTTACGGCTACAGAGCTTCAAGACTTAGAAATCCGTTGGGAAGAAATTAAAGAGACCACGGAACAATGGGTACGAAACGCTTACGTGACTCAAAGCAACGAATAGCAAATTTTGGGCAGCCATTAATTTGGCTGCCATTACTTTTTTATACTAATTCAATAGAGTACTGATTATGTTTTTTAAGAAGAGCAAAATTCTTACTGGTTTGATGCTAGCCAGTTTTGGTGCCTCAGCAAGTCCGTGGTCTAACTATTATGGTGTTTCTGTTCCCAGTTATTTTCCGAGTCAAACGGAGCAAATGGTTGATATCAGTAGCCGTAAAGTTGTTAGGCAAGCAATGTTGCTTAACGCAGCGGATCTAAATAAAGCCTTCAAACAGTATCCGAATAGAGGGCGGTATATTTTTATCGCTGATACATTATTGCTTGATGAAGTCGTTGCAGAAAACATTCAAGGTAAGCACATTTTTATACTGGCTCGTGTTATAAAAGGAGATGGCCTTATTGGTTTTAGTCAGTTAGAGGATGCCAATACATCTGTCACTATTGTTGCAGATCAGATTGAGTCAGGAATACTCATTACTTCATCAACAGGAAATATTACCCGCGTTGAAGATAAAGACGATAGTTTCAAATTTACCTATATAAACCTACTTGGTAAGGAAACCGTTACCTATGATAGCGAAAGTATAGAGGGAATAGTTGCACAACTAAACGAAGACAGAGATTATATTTTCAACCAAGCCTATGATTATGGTGCATCTATTTACGATACTCAGCCAAAACTTAGCATTGATATGCTTAATTGGTACGCTAATATCTTGGCAAGCAGTGACTCCCTAGTCAATGAAGAAAGTCAGTGGAATTTCGATGATATTTTCCGCTCGCTTAAAAGCTTATCTTTATTTTATTCCTCTTCTCAGAAAGCGCAGAATTTTGTTCCAGTACTTGATTTAAATTTATATTCCAATAGCTACAGTCAAATTCTAGATGCCATGGAAGCATTTCAAAGTGAGTATGATCAGTTCGAAAACCATCAAAATGATATTCAAGCAAGGAAAGAGAGTGCTCGTCTGATGTTGGATAAGTTAGATCATGCTCTTAGTGCTCAACAAGGCATTATTGAAAATCTAGAGAGGCAAATTACTTATTTCCAAAATGGCATTGAGAGCCGAATAAAAAGCTTTAAGGAGCAAGAGGATATAGTCGAAACTGCTAAACAAAATTTCAGGCAAGGTATTATTGATTATCAACGTAAGTTTATCGCTGGGATAGCTATTGAAGTATTTAGCTCTTTGGCTGACTTGGGCTCATCCGTGATTTCTGCATTTGCTATCGGACCCGCAGCAATAGAAACCACGGCGAAAGCAGTTGGCGATGCCGCACAGGGCGCTCAACAAGCCGTGTCGATTTCGAAACGCTTAGAGCAACTCAGTAAAGATATCAATAAGACCAAAGATCTCAGCAATAGTTTAGATAAGGTATTGAAACTAATAAAAAACAACCAACTAACAGCTGAGCTACATGGGCTAATGAATGACCTAGGAGTCGATATCCCTGATCTCGGATCTTCTAGTACAAGTTGGGAACTTGCTCGAATCGATATTGATACTACGCTTGGTGCTGCTCAAGAGTTGGGCGTTCTAGGCACAAGAGAGTACAAAAATGAGCTAAATAAGCTTATGACTTGGGGTTCGAGTGCGTCTGGGTTGCAAGTAAATCTTGTTGTAGCCATGTATAGATTAACTGAGCTTCAGTTAGCAAAGGAGGCTATTGAAAAAGATTATGCTAGTGTAGCTCAATATATAGATGATTTAGATAATGACGAACAAGCACTAAAAGAAGTGGAACAATATCTTTTCCGAGCATATAACCTATTTAAACACCCGCTATACAGTGCTTTGCTAAACTATAATGCAGCTTACAAATATCATACGTTCAAAGAAAGCACAGTAACACCGAGAGTTAATTCTAGTTACTTGGAGTACAATCAAAATCTAGTTTCTATGGATCAGCAGTTAACCAATGCGATCGAAGGTTTTTATGAAAATCCGCCTCAGAGCTTTGTAATAGATATGGAGCTTGATGATCAAGCGGCTCTCAATAGGCTTCGAGAGACTGGTGAATTTAGCTTTATTATTGATGAGCAAAACCATAAAACTTTTGGTGGTGGAATATTTAACAATAAAGAAAGGGTGCGTTTAGATAGTGTT
The Vibrio navarrensis DNA segment above includes these coding regions:
- a CDS encoding OmpA family protein, which gives rise to MKKVLLLVSCLLTPSIFAEVYISGRAGGAWSDFLCDSACNDRSYLLGSSLGYQLNHDWSIEVSSDYLGEVEIQDGTHLAKSNLSIYSITPKLTAPVGENIEFYVKFGGAIYEYAASENYTFVGGFGFNYHLDNQIKLGLGYLTFPNIGYRDVQDGIVNSLALELTYRFSSAGEKGEQVKKALQDVNTEQDVNTEKVNLAQEMFENEKRLNTPSKHLFSEALQRVFFPTARATLSQDSLNVIEQIASILTQHQEASLIIIGFSDSVGKQTDNFQLSMQRALSVESALLNHGIKKERMTILSEGEAHPIATNSTAEGRAQNRRVDMVIPEFTYFK
- a CDS encoding fimbria/pilus outer membrane usher protein — its product is MKYQDDFKFAFILIALCSLCSYSAIGAEEDFDSRFIFTKDGDNKDSQEKISEYFQSNAILPGKYSVNFYVNNTYIDNVMVEIKEQQGVTTLCKNSDIFFSDKLALNDKAKVKRHEFDCGEIERLLNARWEMNTQNLSVNYIIPDKYLKDKERSLEERVHANLIDGMLLNYELNYNDYNKDRSNTLSANVQAQANVNDFSFYADAYYADSESDRFNISQAYVAVPLYDLQSELRAGDLYTQGGTLTSGFPIRGVSMNTDSDMWSESRKRFLIPITGVVSENSTIKFYYNDILLTTRYVEAGPYRFDDITPPGSGEIKVVEEGQSGKKSSKLVTIPAQAALLPSGEVDYHFSLGKYKRSNGTIEDAVAFLDLGYGMGYMTPTFTSVIGENYYSNEIGLATVTPNGSDVELSLAQSSFQESRNNLAYAIKYSNRFNNWLNLNINHYQYLDDEFMSFTDYKSYQENKNYTYTGYDSKTYLSLNLQSKYKYLDSISLSYNYNKYHPGLNSIRSERSAESYSMVLFGRLGIQDITYNLSASATRNDHRGSYQPAITLNFSIPLQAKSDLFSLTSLSAYLSRDSDGNYLSGASGSGMINQSVNYTVSNETDWHSGESDSFLALQGNTNYNQFYAALSKDNLYMSVGGSMGYSNPSGIVASANRGENPTLVKLGNLSGVEQFGTETNQNGYLMLNSSAYREKELKLDVAQLPGDVSVASSRETFTQGKGTFALVQFNAEKTASYFMKIRLSGRLLELGDYVKTPSGRIAYVSVDHGVLISESVQSVERKILALTINDKRICNIKLDEVSFKQVSKTSKVHNLGVVNCE
- a CDS encoding alpha-xenorhabdolysin family binary toxin subunit A, producing MQLKRSALAVLLACGFNAIVLAEKIGDAPKDFTYTNEETNQEAFVLSTDEWAAIQIFAEAARALPITENDMRNQFKLGYLDFDSQYQELLRSYNSVHDISGQWLNAGGYRDQMVGLATDIVIYSDDVLTGSENISYFVDKLFSALDQNNLSAGDSYLTVIRKLLDNMLTDTQEYYDKADELSTKLTEFVNTLSEEDKKLKEVQSTNADILENDGSATKAEIDKLQDRIEEANREYSKWVKVASTSPVYSTVAFPFGLIASIGAASGATVEAVALKNEIKFIKEDIDNLAKRLKTEELTYASWQLANSSITNTRDQLSAALNALQKLKGAWVIVVAQLEAALEGIKDANSEDVINNPDLLIAIALTATELQDLEIRWEEIKETTEQWVRNAYVTQSNE
- a CDS encoding fimbrial protein, translated to MNINKISILILFSASAITSIYAQAAVDGSVEVKFQSSITSASCDIGVYDENDILVSSSTIVLPSITSSDVGTTIGAVGDSVTFKIGPADPTACFNNGAVTGYQIVATGSQVGPNVLQNSYTTGPSNIGVELLAANGSPVLDTPIVGSVAAPEDTLLEFTGSLYHTDATAPVEGLIGASAVFTTAYN